A single Scleropages formosus chromosome 4, fSclFor1.1, whole genome shotgun sequence DNA region contains:
- the LOC108934268 gene encoding protein CXorf40A: MTLRLHCLSFRQPYAGLVLNGAKRIETRWRPLLAGLNNCTLAVHIARQDWEGHEWRRVLTDALRMSANDVEELLRAGDQFGRGVVAGLVEVGDTWFCSDDVPDEDLRELEKEAVLTGLGRKYLTRLSAPRWLREPLRARGQKGLWTVDVPVRLLPEVRQGPR; the protein is encoded by the exons ATGACCCTGCGGCTGCACTGCCTCTCCTTCCGGCAGCCGTACGCGGGTCTCGTGCTCAACGGCGCCAAGCGCATAGAGACGCGCTGGCGACCCCTGCTGGCCGGGCTGAACAACTGCACGCTGGCCGTGCACATCGCGCGCCAGGACTGGGAGGGCCACGAGTGGCGGCGCGTGCTCACAGACGCACTGCGCATGAGCGCGAATGACGTGGAGGAGCTGCTGCGCGCGGGAGACCAGTTCGGTCGCGGCGTCGTAGCAG GCCTGGTGGAAGTCGGCGACACCTGGTTCTGCTCCGACGACGTGCCGGACGAGGACCTCcgggagctggagaaggaggccgTGCTGACGGGCCTCGGGCGCAAGTACCTGACCCGGCTGTCGGCGCCGCGCTGGCTCAGGGAGCCTCTCCGTGCCCGCGGCCAGAAGGGTTTGTGGACGGTGGACGTTCCGGTGCGACTGCTGCCCGAAGTTCGTCAGGGCCCGCGCTAG